The Magnolia sinica isolate HGM2019 chromosome 9, MsV1, whole genome shotgun sequence genome contains a region encoding:
- the LOC131255184 gene encoding uncharacterized protein LOC131255184 yields MNNSFLILSPPPHDSTTFLTVQELEEIDQLLLRLRDIVIGHLEGKRPRASFSLMALSWPLIFLSSTRPLSTAPPSVRSHLLTRHHLPTISATALSTSQLSLPDKSHPFITTPTKPHDRVLKITAAHFNISFPPLICPHDHWRIWTSLFTAGAFGLWPEKTKVRSALSGALVSTLVALATTNLSIIASEVPVYSVVLEYLLPVAIHLLLFRADLRRILQSIGALLLVFLLGSAAELYDFDDEKICRPFAELIRL; encoded by the exons atgaataattcatttctcattctctctccgcCCCCGCACGACTCCACCACCTTCTTGACAGTGCAAGAGCTCGAAGAGATCGATCAACTTctattgagattgagagacatAGTCATTGGGCATTTGGAAGGAAAGCGCCCACGTGCTTCTTTCTCTCTGATGGCGTTATCATGGCCGCTGATCTTTCTCAGCTCTACTCGCCCACTCTCCACGGCCCCACCATCCGTACGATCGCATCTCCTTACCCGCCATCACCTTCCAACCATCTCAGCAACCGCCCTTTCCACTTCCCAACTTTCACTCCCCGACAAATCCCATCCCTTCATCACCACTCCCACAAAACCCCACGACCGGGTGCTGAAGATCACAGCCGCCCACTTCAACATCTCATTCCCACCGCTCATCTGTCCTCACGATCATTGGAGAATATGGACCTCGCTCTTCACAGCTGGTGCATTCGGCCTCTG GCCGGAGAAGACGAAAGTGCGGAGTGCGCTGAGCGGCGCCCTGGTCAGCACTCTGGTGGCGCTCGCCACGACCAACCTCAGCATCATTGCTAGTGAGGTCCCGGTGTATTCTGTTGTCTTGGAGTATCTGCTGCCGGTCGCCATTCATTTGCTGCTCTTCAGAGCAGATCTGCGTCGCATCCTGCAGTCCATTGGGGCGCTGCTTTTGGTCTTCTTGCTTGGATCAG CTGCTGAACTGTATGACTTTGATGATGAGAAG ATTTGTCGTCCGTTCGCAGAACTGATCCGATTATAG
- the LOC131255183 gene encoding receptor-like protein 7, giving the protein MALLSSSKNPSFLIPVFLSSLLFLTTQQCNHHHFSAILHLKHGFNFTASTLSTLPSWNSNNTDCCNWERITCDGPTGHVISLDLSEFYISGRIDFESLFRLRSLRRLNLAYNEFDPSPFPSGFDQLTNLTHLNLSHLSFYGQIPLEISRLTTLVSLDLSYNQYYNGSGFHYLKLENPSIGALVQNLSNLSELYLDWVHILLQQGQTLDLPLPTLRKLSLRDCLLSASIYSSLSQLHFLSELDLSGNNLSSAVPSFPGSLRKLILQECDLSSSIYSSLSRLHFLSELDLSGNNLSSAVPNFIGNLSSLTSLLLTECGLHGKFPDSVFQLPNLRIIDISGNPLVAINLPEFPQNNTLQQLFLSYTGFSGKLPDSLNNLKFLTQLDFSNCNLSGSLPSSLLNLTKLQYLYLSSNKLSGPIPSSYGNELLSLKVISLANNLLNGTIPSSLLSLPSLQRLGLTGNQLSGQLGEFHNASSSQLEFLYLSSNKLQGMIPRYIFQLIKLEDLDISSNNFSGVVELGLFQNLKNLYSLDLSDNNLSVQYGSGNSSFVSIPQFQFLLLRSCNISTFPNFLRNQEQLWQLDLSNNKISGEIPKWIWEIGNGSLNYLNLSHNVLRGIEPSPHLSLSDLSILDISSNKLEDSLPIPPPSILFFSVSNNSLGGEIPRSVCNATSLAVLDLSHNQFIGRIPPCLGEIGDSLSVLNLQGNAFNGTLLQTFREGCNIQTLDLSGNQLEGQVPRSLANCKMLEVLNLANNQIHDTFPFWLEALSQLHVLVLRSNQFHGNIGHPLTNHPFPLLQIFDLSFNSFEGNLPSNMFKSWKAMMDEDKSQTLVLSKMVNGSSIYYQNKVSLVIKGLQIELVKILTAFTVVDLSENKFHGDIPKSIGDLKSLLVLNMSNNDLTGGIPTSLQNLRDLESLDLSHNKLSGEIPWQLTDLTFLAVLNLSQNFLMGKIPQSRQFLTFNSESFKEN; this is encoded by the coding sequence ATggctctcctctcttcttctaaaAACCCATCATTTCTCATTCCTGTCTTTTTATCATCTCTTCTGTTTCTCACTACCCAACAATGCAACCATCATCACTTCTCTGCTATCCTACACCTCAAGCATGGTTTTAACTTCACTGCCTCCACCCTCTCTACTCTCCCCTCTTGGAATTCAAACAATACCGATTGCTGCAATTGGGAACGCATCACGTGCGATGGACCCACTGGTCACGTGATCAGCCTCGACCTCAGTGAGTTCTATATCTCTGGTCGGATTGATTTTGAAAGCCTCTTTCGTCTTCGGAGCCTGCGGAGGCTCAACCTCGCTTACAATGAGTTTGATCCCTCTCCATTCCCATctgggtttgaccagctcaccaatttgacccatctcaacctctctcACTTATCCTTTTATGGCCAAATCCCACTGGAAATCTCCCGCTTGACCACTTTGGTTTCTCTCGATCTTTCTTACAATCAATATTACAATGGTTCTGGATTTCACTACctgaaactcgaaaacccaagcaTTGGAGCGCTcgtccaaaacctgtccaatctgAGTGAACTCTATCTAGACTGGGTACACATCTTACTGCAGCAGGGCCAGACATTAGATTTGCCACTCCCTACTCTCCGCAAGTTGAGCTTACGAGATTGTCTTCTTTCAGCTTCCATCTATTCGTCCCTTTCACAGCttcatttcttatctgaactcgacctcagcgGAAACAATCTCTCCTCAgcagtgcccagcttcccagGGAGTCTCCGCAAGTTGATCTTACAAGAATGTGATCTTTCAAGCTCCATCTATTCTTCCCTTTCACGGCTCCATTTCctatctgaactcgacctcagtGGAAACAATCTCTCGTCTGCAGTCCCCAATTTCATAGGGAACTTATCCTCCTTGACGTCCCTGCTCCTTACAGAGTGTGGATTGCATGGAAAATTCCCTGACAGTGTTTTCCAGCTGCCAAACCTACGAATCATCGACATATCAGgtaatccacttgtagctatcaatttGCCAGAGTTCCCTCAAAACAATACTCTACAGCAATTGTTCCTTTCATACACTGGATTTTCAGGAAAGTTACCAGATTCTCTCAATAATCTCAAATTCTTGACTCAATTAGACTTCAGCAATTGCAACTTGTCAGGATCATTACCATCCTCACTTTTGAACCTTACCAAACTGCAATATCTGTATCTTTCATCCAATAAATTGAGCGGCCCAATTCCTTCTTCATATGGAAATGAGCTTCTGAGTCTCAAAGTGATCAGCTTAGCGAATAATTTGCTTAATGggaccattccatcatcattgcTTTCACTCCCATCATTACAGAGGTTGGGTCTCACAGGTAACCAACTTAGTGGTCAACTTGGCGAGTTTCACAATGCCTCTTCTTCACAGCTGGAGTTCCTCTATCTTTCATCCAATAAATTGCAGGGGATGATACCCAGATATATCTTTCAACTTATCAAGCTTGAAGACCTAGACATTTCTTCCAATAATTTCAGTGGTGTTGTGGAGCTAGGCTTATTTCAAAACCTCAAAAATCTTTACTCTCTGGATCTTTCAGATAACAACTTGTCAGTCCAATATGGCAGTGGTAATTCCTCGTTTGTTTCCATCCCCCAGTTTCAATTTTTGTTGTTACGTTCTTGCAACATCAGCACATTTCCAAATTTCTTGAGAAATCAAGAGCAGTTGTGGCAATTGGATCTTTCCAACAATAAAATTAGTGGTGAAATACCCAAATGGATATGGGAGATTGGCAATGGGTCTTTAAACTATTTAAATCTTTCTCACAATGTTCTACGGGGAATAGAACCATCTCCCCATCTTTCGTTGAGTGACTTGAGCATTCTGGACATTAGCTCCAACAAGCTAGAAGACTCACTTCCTATCCCACCACCCTCCATCTTATTCTTTTCAGTTTCAAACAATAGCCTCGGTGGTGAAATCCCTCGATCAGTTTGCAATGCAACATCCCTAGCTGTCCTCGATTTATCTCACAATCAATTCATTGGTCGGATTCCACCATGTTTGGGTGAGATTGGTGATAGCCTTAGTGTGTTGAATCTTCAAGGAAATGCTTTCAATGGCACATTACTTCAGACATTTAGAGAGGGATGTAACATACAAACGCTTGATCTCAGTGGGAATCAATTAGAGGGCCAAGTGCCAAGGTCTTTGGCCAATTGCAAAATGTTGGAGGTATTAAACCTTGCAAACAATCAAATACATGACACCTTCCCTTTTTGGTTGGAAGCTTTGTCACAGTTGCATGTTCTCgtcttgagatccaaccaatttcaTGGCAACATTGGGCATCCTCTAACAAATCACCCTTTCCCTCTCTTACAAATTTTCGACCTCTCTTTCAATAGCTTTGAGGGTAATTTGCCATCAAATATGTTCAAGAGTTGGAAGGCAATGATGGATGAGGACAAATCCCAAACTTTGGTCCTTAGCAAAATGGTAAACGGAAGTTCCATTTACTATCAAAACAAAGTGTCTCTAGTCATCAAAGGGCTACAAATCGAACTAGTAAAGATCCTTACGGCCTTTACTGTAGTGGATCTCTCGGAGAACAAATTTCATGGAGATATCCCTAAATCAATTGGGGATCTAAAGTCCCTCCTTGTGCTCAATATGTCCAACAATGATTTAACCGGcggaattccaacatcacttcaGAATTTAAGGGATCTAGAGTCATTAGATCTCTCACATAATAAATTGTCTGGAGAGATCCCTTGGCAGCTAACAGATCTAACATTCCTTGCAGTGTTGAATCTCTCACAGAATTTCCTCATGGGAAAAATACCACAAAGCCGGCAGTTTCTTACATTTAACAGTGAATCATTCAAAGAGAACTAG